The Cotesia glomerata isolate CgM1 linkage group LG9, MPM_Cglom_v2.3, whole genome shotgun sequence region GAACGTTAATTAGCCCGTTGAGCCgtcaatatttgaaaaaatagcaaaaaactaaaaaaaaatggcaataaatcataaaaaatcgaaattatcgagataaaaaaattttttggattcagattgagtatgattaaaatttaaaaaaatctcaaaaaccaaaaaaatcgggaaaattaaagttataaatcagagaaaaaaatctattcaACACTGCGTAGGtcatttaaagattaaaaaaattcgatacaATCGAACGACAGTCTGAAATTCGAAAATATGGTTATTTCGTACCTTCTCTTTAcatgctattttttaaaaattttgtcaattgTTCAATTCTAAGATCATATTCCAGCTATGAAAATGCACTTGCAAGTCATTAACAATtgtgtttaatagattttttttcccatatttataactgtaatttttccgatctgtttttggtattttcagatttttttttttaatttttagcgctcgctaaaaaatttttagtagaaatttatttcgatGTCGATGTTTCATTATTCTACATCGATCATCGATGTttcgattccaaaaaaaatcgatGTTTCCCGGAAAAAACATCGATGTATATCGCCATCCCTAGTTGGGCTGGACCCAGTGAAGAAGTAATCCAGCACGCGGAAGAGATCTAGGAAGGGATGGAAGAGGGTCAGGAAGCACTGCTCGAAGAAGAGCTGTTCGACAGAGAGGATAATGAGACGAACGCAGATAACAAGGAAGCAGAGTTAAAGGCTGCCCTGAAAAGAATGAGAAATAAGAAGGTATCAGGGGAAGACGGGCTAGTTGCAGAATTCTACAAGGAGATGCCCGAGGAGGGAAAGCAGGAACTGTTGGATGCGCTAAATGAGATTTTGAGGAAAGGAAATCTACCGAAAGGCTGGTAATCTCAATGCGGGTTATAAAATACTCACCAACATAGTTACGACGAGGCTAGAGAAACCCTGTTAAAAAACTCCAataagatcccatcaaaagcgacaaaagccacttagaaaccaataaaatttatgggtttctaagtggcttttgtcgcttttgatgggatcctattaaaaattttaaacagggaATGGTGTGAAGAGAATAAAATACTCAATAGTCCAGGAGGAATCGGCGCATGAGTACCGAAAACTATTCCacctcaatttttttatgcgaTTCTCTTCAAATTACCCTACTGATGATATAAATGCATGTTGCCAAGGGGCAACCCCGTGCCATATTGTTTAAATCgaaattgtttaaacaattgcaaggaattgttatttttcaaccggacaaattttttttgtgttctttattaaaatacaattaaaaaaggTCCTATGGCTTTTCACgataaagttaatatttttagagatatgaattttgaaaggttCGAAAAATCTTAAAGTTGGGTACTTTTGAcccatgaaaaatatattaaaaaaaaaaataaaatataaataatatttttttttaaattctttatacAATAGTTAACAATAGCCTTAATTgcgatttctaaaaatttaattatttatacctgtttttaattgtcaatttCGCGCGCTCACAAGTATGCGTCACTTACCTATAAGTATCGCTGTCTCTCTCTGACTCATACGCTGCGTCGGTCTCTCGGTGTCctgaatcattatttttaatttatcttctAAACAATTAACttaatcagaatttttatagaaagcaatgttatcaataataaaattatctacaaTTTGTtctcaacaaatttttttctaaaatcaatttttcaaaagttatttaaggTTGAAGCCGaacatataattaaaattactttcttATTGGTTTATAttacttttttgttattatcataGAAATTTAGgcatttttatcaacaaaaataaaatataatggtATTTGAACATTTTATgggatcaaaaaaaataaagctttagaaatgataaaaatacaagaaaatCGTGATGCTCTAGTCCCTCTTGGCAATGGCTTAGAATTAAGTACGAACGAGTTGAAAGACTTAGAAACtttatatcttaatattttGGGTAAAAAAGGTAAGACCGCGGATGAAGCcagacaaataattttttctcgttgCTTTGgtagtaatattaatttacccAAAATTCCATGCACATCAGATTCCTTGCATTTGCATGCACTTAGAGCTTCTGCTCAAACATACGTTTGGAAACAAGCTTTAAATCCTCAATATAAAACATTAGATTTTACTCAGTTCggatataaaaaagaaaatgataCTTTGCTacctttatttataaacaaaaggtCATTTCCAACAGATCTTAAAAATCCGTGCAATTGTAAGAAAGCTTGTAAAACCAAAGCATGTTattgtagaaaaaataatgttagtTGTATACTTTTATGTGGTTGTGATTCAGAAGACTGTaagaatataatatataaaaatgacattgatgataaataaatacttatttttaaatcttgttCCATTATTTCATACTTCTACATGTATAACCTTTGCTTGGAGGAGTTATTTTATGTAAGTACTTTCTGTTATAATgacaaaaaagtaattttaattatatgttCGGCTTCAAccttaaataacttttgaaaaattgattttagaaaaaaatttgttgagaACAAAttgtagataattttattattgataacattgctttctataaaaattctgattaaGTTAATTGTTTagaagataaattaaaaataatgattcagGACACCGAGAGACCGACGCAGCGTATGAGTCAGAGAGAGACAGCGATACTTATAGGTAAGTGACGCATACTTGTGAGCGCGCGaaattgacaattaaaaacaggtataaataattaaatttttagaaatcgcAATTAAGGCTATTGTTAACTATTgtataaagaatttaaaaaaaaatattatttatattttatttttttaatgtatttttcatGGGTCAAAAGTACCCAACTTTAAGATTTTTCGaacctttcaaaattcatatctctaaaaatattaactttatcGTGAAAAGCCATAGGAcctttttaattgtattttaataaagaacacaaaaaaatttgtccggttgaaaaataacaattccttgcaattgtttaaacaatttcGATTTAAACAATATGGCACGGGTTGCCGCCCTTGGCAACATGCATTTATATCATCAGTAAGGGTAATTTGAAGAGAAtcgcataaaaaaattgaggtGGAATAAGTTTTCGGTACTCATGTGCCGATTCCTCNNNNNNNNNNNNNNNNNNNNNNNNNNNNNNNNNNNNNNNNNNNNNNNNNNNNNNNNNNNNNNNNNNNNNNNNNNNNNNNNNNNNNNNNNNNNNNNNNNNNCAAGGAAAGTCAGGCAGGTTTTAGAAGAAAAAGAGATACAAGAGACCAGGTATTTGTGATAAATGCAGTCATAAACCACTGGGTGAAAGAAAAGGGACAGAAAGCTTTTATTTGCTTGAaatatctaaataataataaaaaaaaaactaaaaaaaaattatttatataaaaatgagaaattttaattaatataattatcttaCCTTTATTATATAagtttaaaatcaattttttttactgttatttaactgaattaaatttacataaattttggaattaaaaaaaaataaagtttctGAAATAGAAAATATGATCTACTTTAGAAActttattatagttaaaaaaaaaatttttccaaaatttatttttaattcataaatttataaattcacttttaaaactttaattaaaatttccttaaaaaataaattactgtcaaaaattttttggtaaattttgaagtaatttgTGCCAAAAAATAACCtttgacaatattttttagttagtcacatcactaaaatattttaaatttcaattatataatttataacataatatatacaaaaaaaaaaaaaaacaaaaaattaaacattaatgataattaagtaataatttttgagcattaagtaattaaattcttacaatatcataaattttttttttatattactcaattatttattatatttatatatataatatatatatttttttttatcaaaggaCAAAGGATCCTCCtcgttttataattaaattacttcgTCAATTAGCATTttgaaaattgcatttttaaaaaatgtttacatAGGGggtttatttacaaaaatatgaGTGGGATATACGATAATTGGAGAATATGATTCATGACGATCACGATTTATGATGGATAATCATTAGAGCTGAGAGGAACAGTAGATATCTTGATGACGATGATGAGCACTCATCATTATAagcaacaacaataacaacaaacttattatcattattattattattattaaactgtCTTTGATTTGTCTTATCTCGCTCTAGTTAAGGGTACCACGACATTGCGGTGCTCCACACAGACAAGGAATCTTGTCGTCTTCCAGTGGGAACTTGTAGTCGTACGTTATTTCTTCGTTAACACCGATCTGTTGTTTACTGTAGATCACAATTTTCTTCTGGCTCTCTATCGTTATTACTTTTGCGTAGCAATTCGGCTGTAATTATAGTTGTAATCATTAGATTGATagtcattatcattatttaaacacagaaataaaaaaaaaaaaaaataattttttttaaactactaaaaaaatataaataaaaatatttacgttGCAACTGTGATTAATGAACCGTGCTAAATTTCCGCACTTGGTAGCATCAATAATAGTGTCCAGGTCGATACGGAATAGGTAAGAGCTTCCAATACCAGTTGCTTCGTACTGAGATTCACGGAAATCAGCAACGATTGGTCTGATCATTTGTCCAACATACTCGATCACCATTTCGTCAGCAGCTATTGGCTCCATAGCAAAGAGACCCCAGTCGTGGATGCCGGACTTGGCGAACTTGAGCTGTTTCTTACggaactgcaaaaaaaaataaacaaataattcccaaaattaatttaaaaaaaaaaaaaaaaaaaaaagtagactctgaaggccatccgtgcaacttcccgctaatttcatacctaggtgcttaaaattgcactaataatGTTTTAGAGCtttctgagctcaaaaatacaatttatgtgttattttgagttttctAAGCTTAAAGCGATAGctattctatgcttttgagctcttcaagttcaaaagtctgatggaagtttgataaaacacaatttttcaaattttcaaaccgccatcacttttaaatgaattgaccaattttcacgcggttggcaattaaaagttattccaaaaaaaccacttaaaaaaaaatttttttcttagtttttttgagatttttcaaaatttctcaaaatctatcgatccgaatcggttcaaattcacaggaaatctaagtttgagggaactctttagaatgCCATTTGGTAGGTTCCGATCGATttagccgttcaaaagttataagcgattcacatgcttacacacacacacacacacacacacacacacacacacacacacacacacacacacacacacacacacacacacacacacacatacacatacatacatacatacagacatagtgacaacctcgcgggagtagtcagggaagcttcctgtgaccttaaaacgtcgagatctgatgaaaactcgacttttgcaaaacggggtgaaaacaataacttcccgatttttgaaaatcttcgattttcttagcgggaagttaaaaataagtaaataaataatttaaatatttaattaaactagaAAATTGAACGCGCTTCTGTCAAAATGCTTGTTATCGAGAATTTAattcatcaatatttttacaaattttactcattaatatttaaccgttgctatggtaaccgttgctatgccAATCGTTctcatagtaaccgttgctatggtaaccgttgctatgataACCGTtgtcatagtaaccgttgaTATGCTAATCATTGCCATGGTAATTATCAacatggtaaccgttgctatggtaaccatTACCATGCTAACCTTTATCATAGTAACTGTTGCTGTGATTATCGTTGCCACGGTAACCGTGACTATGGTAACTATTaccatggtaaccgttgctatagtaattattaacatgGTACCCGTTatcatagtaaccgttgctatggtaattATAAACATGGTAACCGTTATCATAGTGACTATTGCTATGAttatcgttgccatggtaaccgttgctatggtaattATCAACATGGTAACCGTTGTCATAGTAATCGTTCTCATAGTAACCGTTACTATGGTAACCATTACCATGATAACCGTTatcatagtaaccgttgctatgattatcgttgccatggtaaccgttgctatggtaaccatTACCATGGTAACCGTTGTTATGATAACCATTGCCAAAGTGACCACCATAGCAACGAAAAGCGACAAAAATGAAAACGTCACATCAACTATTTAAtaaaggattaaaaaaaaattgaaataaattttatgaaccTTCAATTGATTGAACTTGAGCAGATCACTGTCAGTATCAATACCAAAAGCGGTAAGTAGCCTTCTCTGATTGCTCCTAGCTTCTCTGCTAAGTGCCTGCATCTTGCCAGTAAGTCCCTTGAGGTTTCCTTTGGGTCCATTAGCCATTCCTTCCCCGGTGGCATAAACGCTGGTCAGTTCAACATCATTGGACCGTTGGATACTCTGAGCATAATGATGCTTGTGCTTCATCTTCTCCCGGACGTCGACCTTGTAGAACCCTTCAGTCCTGGCGCTTCCCGTCGCGTGGATTCTCACCTCGTCGCGCTTTCTTCTCTTCGCCGGGTTGGGAATATCAGTCGCCGGGTGATCCACCCAGTGAGTATCATTGAGCCAGTAGCCTTGAGTGTCGTTCGCCAGCAAGGCTTCGTAACTCCGGCGCAGGTACTCTATGTCTTCGTGGTCGATTCCGCGAGTTAGGAACTCGTAGAGGACTCCCATCTCCGCCATTATGTCGCGTTCTTTGTAGCTCATCGTCAGAGCTTCCGGGAACTTCTTCTGCAACCTTTCTTTCTCGTACGCGAACATTTTGTCATTTATGTTCTCCTTCTCGTGGATTTGCTCGTGATTCTTCGTCGCTAATTTAGAGTGCTTGTTGTACTTCCTCTTCTCCGTCGGCTCTCTTGGAATCTCCGGCTTGGGTTTCACTGGAGATGGTTTTGGTTTTGTAGGCGACGTCGTTGGAGCTGCTGGTGGTGCTGGTGTTGCTAATGGTGCTGATAAAGGTTCGGCAGTTGGTGGTGGAAGAGAATATGAGTGTTCGATGAACACTTGGGATACctgagaagaaaaatattttttattaaaattaatttaaagttaagtaataattttttttattaatttaagttaataaaaaaaggatattaatatttttatgatgaattaataattggaaaataaaattattaattttgttggttttaaaaaaatgattaaaaattaataattaagctattaaatatttaattttaattattagaataaatgttaatttcttttaaaaattaataaaaaaaaattctaattttttagaaaatttagtaatttaaaaaaaatcactaattttcttaaaaattaataagtaggCTTTAAagtttctattatttttttaaactttagttattaaataaagatattttgaattttataaaaaaatcaataataagaatgaaatactaatttttttttaaatattaataattaggccattatttcaattattaaaattaaaatattattaatttacaaaaaaaaattaataattaaaaaagatatattaatttttgttgaaaaattgagctagtaataaaaaaatcactaatccatcaaatttataattttttaaaaatttcaattattaaataaaaatattattaatttagaaaaaaattagcaataaaaagcATATTAAGGccataaaaaatctaattaaaaaaaaaattaataattaaaaaagatatattaatttttgtcaaaaaaatcactatttaaaaaaattcaaaaatactaaaaaaaaaaaaattaatttatcatccTTATCACTAAAAACACCCttcctaaaataatttacctgAGAACTAGAAGTACTAGGACTGCGCTGTCCATTCATCTTCAGCTCCGACTCAGCTTGATACCTCAACCTGCGAATAGCCAAGCTCTCCTCTTCCTCCGAGTCAGTGCTCGGAATCTCACTGAACATCTCAATTTTCTCATCCTCCTTAAGAATAGGCTCACTATTAATATACTTCTTGGACATACTTTCAATAGCTCTGATAATATTCGGCTGAATAGGCCCGGGGCTCTTGTGCCTGATAATATTATCCTGTCCCGCAAGAGTCATCAGGGCTTCAGCAGCAGAGTTCTCCATCTTCTGAATATCCCTAGTAGGTTCACCCCTAGCTCCTTCACTCTCCACCCTTTCTCTCCCCGGACTAGCAACTGGAGAAGCCTCATTATTGACCTCCGGCAAGCAATCATCCAGCCCAACCTCCAAATCCGGTATCGGAGTCTCCCTTCCCTTGGGAGTAGGACAGTCCAAGGACCTAAGAATCGCGAGCTCCATCAGAATCTCCGGATCTTGGCTATCCCTCGCGAGCGGCCTGTGATCCGACAACCTGCTATCAGAGTCCGCCTCGTCATCCGAACTATCACTAGAACTAGAGCTCTCAGACCCAGAACTAGCGGTGGAAGTCGAGCTGGAGATAGAAGAGGCACTAGAAATAGCTCTCTTGGGTTTAGAAGGCGAAGTCTCCGAGAAATCAAGATCACTATCACTGTCAATAAGCTCAGTGTCCATCCTATCGGACTGCCTACTGTCCTCGTCTTGCGGAGGCGGACTGGGAGCTTTGACCTTCCTTCTAAACGAGGGCATCTTGGGCATAGTAGCTCTAAGCCCGACTCCACTGAAGCTATCATAATTAAACCCAGCTGGAACCGCTTGCTCCAAGAAATTCGTCGTGGGCTTAGCAGGCTCCTCTTTAACCGCACTGACCAAATGAACCTCCTCACTAGCATCCTTCTCATTCTTCTTTTCATCCCACCAGACCTCAAACAATTTAAACGCGGTATTCTccaccatttttttattaaaatccttCTTAAGAATCTGCTTGAGCTCATTGACCACCCGATCAAGCACGCCATTGATCGTCGGGCCCTGAGGATTGTCCTTAGTAATATTATGATTAGCCATCGCAAGTCTAGAATGAAAATTAGGATAATAACTCCCAGTCTGATTCCCGGGAATCGTAGCCGAAGAATGATACTGGCTTGGCATGTAAGGAGTCCCGTAGGGATACGGATACTGAGCAGGCCTAGGCCAGTTGTACATATCACTAGGCGGCGGGTAGGCTAAGTGACCCGGATAAT contains the following coding sequences:
- the LOC123271545 gene encoding histone-lysine N-methyltransferase SETD1, which codes for MNGMERHGHGHNHSHAHSHHNHHHHHHHHQPHQPHQHSQHHHHHHQHYQHHSGHSSSGSGQSTPQSFPPKYVHGHGSHARESPVVPPGGQGPGGQQPQPPVQKFKSFKLLVDPFLVKGAQKLIRYDGVVQGDPTCPVVQPRDPRSQLTRIWTRLEQLDLPVPRFKIDANYCGEPPPLEVTFCHLNDNIDRTFLGDMVQKFGVIEELTIYYHPVTNKHLGIARVVFETTKASKGCVEKLNNTSVMGKVLRVFLDAFGEECKKIYNDLTKEKKPEKKIEKEVIKIEPEVGKQTPVEKPPINEERDDYRKKNTSLEKSRNNDSYIENSRFGKYRDYPTPGGSTSSDLGYGTTPSDINYSSTYSQGSTPAYDYYYSGYHHQPSSYVPGIPAPLPPPAPVVPTPPIQPSGPVWWPGNSSYPMWPSHVAPPGTVETVLPPSKLPSKVKKDNKDPQSQSSPKTPRDSPEEARKTLDLDTRIAMLLKDKAGGMAPPFLQFGSDSEDEKKSHQPEEEILSNPPSPFVSEDVYKTCFDKKTERIKDRKKPHENNIDKLGLVDEDLGSVISSSEDEALLGSYSPAAVDGEPEPPKDPPPPPPPDDDRMSLSSLSSGDEKIEQVIAQAEPSNHLYPGGHYPGHLAYPPPSDMYNWPRPAQYPYPYGTPYMPSQYHSSATIPGNQTGSYYPNFHSRLAMANHNITKDNPQGPTINGVLDRVVNELKQILKKDFNKKMVENTAFKLFEVWWDEKKNEKDASEEVHLVSAVKEEPAKPTTNFLEQAVPAGFNYDSFSGVGLRATMPKMPSFRRKVKAPSPPPQDEDSRQSDRMDTELIDSDSDLDFSETSPSKPKRAISSASSISSSTSTASSGSESSSSSDSSDDEADSDSRLSDHRPLARDSQDPEILMELAILRSLDCPTPKGRETPIPDLEVGLDDCLPEVNNEASPVASPGRERVESEGARGEPTRDIQKMENSAAEALMTLAGQDNIIRHKSPGPIQPNIIRAIESMSKKYINSEPILKEDEKIEMFSEIPSTDSEEEESLAIRRLRYQAESELKMNGQRSPSTSSSQVSQVFIEHSYSLPPPTAEPLSAPLATPAPPAAPTTSPTKPKPSPVKPKPEIPREPTEKRKYNKHSKLATKNHEQIHEKENINDKMFAYEKERLQKKFPEALTMSYKERDIMAEMGVLYEFLTRGIDHEDIEYLRRSYEALLANDTQGYWLNDTHWVDHPATDIPNPAKRRKRDEVRIHATGSARTEGFYKVDVREKMKHKHHYAQSIQRSNDVELTSVYATGEGMANGPKGNLKGLTGKMQALSREARSNQRRLLTAFGIDTDSDLLKFNQLKFRKKQLKFAKSGIHDWGLFAMEPIAADEMVIEYVGQMIRPIVADFRESQYEATGIGSSYLFRIDLDTIIDATKCGNLARFINHSCNPNCYAKVITIESQKKIVIYSKQQIGVNEEITYDYKFPLEDDKIPCLCGAPQCRGTLN